DNA from Brevibacterium sp. 'Marine':
AGTCCGCACTGCTCCACCTCGGTGACACCGAGTTCGCCGATCGCCTCGAACCGGCGCTGGCACGCGCGTTCATGATGACCGCCTCGACGAGCGAGAACGCCCACCTCATGGCCTCGATCGACCTGGCCCGCCGCGCACTCATGACCTCGAAAGAGGCGATCACGGATTCGCTGGAGAACATCCGCCATATCCGTGCGCAGATCGAGGCCACCGACCGCTACCACCTGCTGTCCGGCGAGTTCCTCGGTCATGCCGACGTCGTCGATATCGACCCGTTCCGCCTGCCCATCGACATCACCGCCACCGGACTCGATGGCCACACAGTGCGCAAGCGTCTGGCCGAGGACTTCGACATCTTCCCCGAAATGTCGACGGCGACCACCCTCGTCGCCCTCATCGGCATCGGAAAGTCCCCGGACATCGGCCGCCTCGTCGACGCCCTGGAGACTCTGCGCCTCGAAACCGCAGACTCCGCCACCGCGACGACCCCTGCCGCCGGCCTCCCGCCGCTGCCCACGGCCGGCCGACTGGCGATGACCCCGCGCGAGGCGTACTTCGCCGATTCCGAACTCGTCACCGCCGCCGAGGCGGTCGGACGGGTGAGCGTGAGCTCACTGGCCGCGTACCCACCCGGAATCCCCAACGTCCTGCCCGGCGAGGAGATCACCGCCGACACCGTCGACTTCCTCCAGGCCGTGGCCGCGAGCCCGTCGGGACACGTCCGCGGCGCCGCCGATCCCGGGCTCGAGACCTATCGGGTCGTCAGGAACTGATCGGCGCGCAGTCACCGCCCCTGCCGCTCCCGGCGGCCTCGGTCGGCAACGCCACTGGACAAGTGAGACTGCCAATTAGACAACATCTTCATTGCGTATTTTCTGGACCACTGGGCGATTTCCAACGCAGGTAACTACCCTCGGGCGCATTCGTCGTGAACTGTGTCACAATTTTTATTGACACTCCCAGAGCACCACGCAAGGATGTTCTGCATTGTCGAAATCCGACAGCAACTGCCGCGCAGAGTCCGCACCATTCCGGCGACTCGGCCCTGCAACTTGCTTAGCAGCAGCTGAAACGAGGAACCACTGATGTCAGAAGGCCACGACAGATCCGCGCAGAAAGACAAGAAGCCGACCCGCAAGGAACGGCGTGCAATAAAGAAGCAGAAGCGGTTCGAGGCCGATGACTGCATCGTCGTCGAAACCAAATCGATCCGCACCGCCATCGGCGGCACCACCGTCGGCAACTTCATGGAATGGTTCGACTTCGGCGTCTACGGCTACTTGGCCGTGACGATGACGTCGGTGTTCACCGAAGGCATGGACCGACAGATGGGTCTGCTCGTGACCCTCCTCGGATTCGCCGTGTCCTTCCTCGTCCGCCCGCTCGGCGGCATGGTGCTCGGCCCGCTCGGTGACAAGATCGGCCGCCAGAAGGTCCTGTTCTTCACGATGGCCACGATGGCCACCGCCACCGCCCTCATCGGCGTCCTGCCCACCGCGGCCCAGGTCGGCCTGTGGGTGATCGTCCCCCTCTACCTGCTGAAGATGATCCAGGGCTTCTCCACCGGCGGCGAGTACGCCGGTGCCACCACCTACGTCTCGGAGTTCGCTCCGGACAAGTCCCGCGGCTACTGGGCCTCGTGGCTCGATGTCGGCTCCTACCTCGGCTTCGCCGCCGGTGCGGGAACCGTCGCCATCACGACCGTGATCACCACTTCCATCCACGGCGAGAACGCCATGCTCGACGGCGGCTGGAGGATCCCGTTCCTCATCGCCATCCCGCTCGGCGCCGTCGCCATCTGGTTCCGTCTGAAGATCCCGGAGACCCCGAGCTTCGAATCGAGCGAGGAAGCCGGCCGCGACATCAAGGTCAAGGACGACAAGTACGCCCGGCACGGCCTCCTCGGCGTCATCCGCCACTTCTGGAAAGAGATCCTCATCGGCATCGCCGTCGTCGCCGGCTCCCAGACGGTCGGCTACGCCCTGACGAGCTTCATGCCCACCTACCTGGAAGAGACCGTCAAGGTCTCGAACGTCCAGGCGGCTGCGGCCACGATCCCGGTCCTCGTCATCATGTCGCTGTGCCTGCCGCTCATCGGCAAGCTCTCGGACAAGCTGGGACGGAAATTCGTCTTCCTCACGGCCGCGATCATGACGATCATCCTCATCGTCCCCGCCTTCGCCGTCATGCAGATCGGTGAGATGTGGGCAGTGATGGTGGCTCTGTTCATGGTCGCCCTGCCCGCCGGGTTCTACATCGCCTGCCTGGCCTCGACACTGCCGGCGCTGTTCCCGACCGCGTCGCGCTACGGTGCGATGGGCCTGACGTTCAACCTCGGCGTCTCGCTGTTCGGCGGCACCACGCCGCTGTTCGCCCAGGCTCTCATCGATGTCACCGGCAACTCGTACATGCCCGCGTTCTACATCATGTTCTTCTCGGTCGTCGCACTCGTCGCAGTGCTGCTCATGAAGGAATCGGCGCACCGGCCGCTGCCGGGTTCGTTCCCGACGGTGAACACCCACGAAGAGGCCGAAGAGCTCGCTCGCACCCAGGCGGACAACCCGGACATGGACATCGAGTCCATGCCGATCGTCGACACCGACCCCGACAAGGCACCCGCCTGAACGAGGTCTGCACCTGAGCGGTGAGTGCATGAGCGGTGAGTGCATGCATGAGCGGGTTCAAGATTCATACGTGGTGATCTTGATCAGTGCGTATGAATTTTGAACCCGCGGGTACTGACACACCGCCGAGCGCGCCGCCGAGCGCGCCGGGGCTCAGCCGTCGGCGTCAGCCGGGACGCGCTTGAAGAAGTAGAGGTTCGACGTGACGAGGTCGGCCGCCTCGGCGGAGTTCCCTTCCTCGATGAGGTCGACGATCCGCGGCAGTTCGCGAGCGGAATCGACCGCGATGGCCCCGATCTGGTCCTGGTGCCGGTAGAGGCGCGACTGATCGCGCAGGCGCAGGCTGATCGCGGCGGCACGCCCGCCGAGTCCGTGCTCGAGCAGGGCCTCATGGAACCTGCGGTCCTGCGTATAGAACTTGGCCACGTCACCGTCCTCGGCCGCCGCGACGGTCGCCTCGGCGAGGCTGCGCAGTCGGGTGACCGCGTCCGCCTTGGTCGTCGATTCGCTCGTCGCGTCCGCATCGGCCCGCTGGCCGCGACCGACGATGTCATCACTGCCGGCCTCTGCCAGACTGCGGGCGGCGGGGACAGCGAGGAGGACGCGGATGGCGATGATCTCCTCGAGGTCCGCCTCGGTGACGGTGACCAGACGGAATCCGCGATTGGGGACGGCTTCCACGGTCCCTTCGGTCACGAGCGCCATCATCGCCTCGCGTACGGGACTGAGTGAGATGCCGAGCTGCTTGGCCAGGCCAGCAGCCGAATAGATCTTGTCTTCGGCGAGCTCACCGGCGGTGATGGCGTCGCGGATGATGCCCAGTGCCTGCTCGCGCAGCGATTCGGACTGTGTTCTCACTCGATCCATCTCACGCTCCCCTTCGATTCGTGGTCAGCAGTCCGAAACCGCACACCTCCTCCAGAGCGATGTGTGCGGCGACGATCTGCCGGTCGCCTATTGACAGCATAACCGTGAGATCGCACCATGGAAGCAGGTAGTCGGTAATCGATTACCCGCCCGGACTCCCACGCGGAGTCATACCCACAGTGACGTTCCTGCAATGAAGGAGGAACCCATGGCCGCCGACCCCGCATCCGGCACACCAGCATCAGACGCGTCCGGCACACCCGCACCGACGATGTCCGCGACGGACACGTCCACCGATCCGCTGCTCCAGCCCTTCTCGCTCGGCCGGCTCACGCTGCGCAATCGCATCGTCTCGACCTCGCATGAGCCCGCGTACACCGAGCTCGGCATGCCGAAGGACCGCTACCGCCTCTATCACCGGGAGAAGGCCCGCGGCGGTGTCGGTCTGACGATGATCGGCGGTTCGGCCATCGTGTCCAAGGACTCCCCCGCCGCGTTCGGCAATATCGACCTGTCCACCGACGAGGTGGTTCCGTGGCTGTCCGCGATCGCTGACGACTGCCACGACGAGGGTACGGCCATCATGATCCAGGCGACCCATCTGGGCCACAGGTCCTCGAACTTCGCCGGCGACTGGCTGCCGTTGGTCTCGGCCTCTCGGACCCGGGAGGCCGCGCATCGGTCCTTCACGAAGGCGCTCGAGGACTTCGACATGGATCGCATCGTCGCAGACTTCGCATCCGCTGCCGAACGCGTGGCGGCCGCTGGATTCGACGGGCTCGAGGTCATGCACGCCGGTCACCTGCTCGATTCTTTCCTCGCCCCGTGGCTCAATGACCGCGACGACGAGTTCTCCGGCGAACTGGACAATCTCATCAAGTTCCCGATGCGCATCATCGATGCCGTGCGCGCGGTCGTCCCGGATGATTTCGTCCTCGGCATCCGCATGGCCGTCGACGAGCGCCGCGAGGACGGAATGGACGAGGCGAGAGCCACCGAGATCCTGCGGACCTACACCGATCACGGCATCGACTTCCTCAACCTCAATGTCGGGATGATCAACTCGGACCGTCAGCTCGCCGAGGCGATCCCCGGCATGGGCACGCCCTCGGCACCCTGGCTCGAGACGTGCCGCCGTATCCGCGAGGCCATCGACATCCCTGTCCTCCACGCCGCGCGCATCTCCGATGCCGCGACCGCTCGGTTCGCGATCACCGACGGGTGCCTCGACCTGGTCGGGATGACCCGGGCGCAGCTGGCCGATCCGCACTTGGCGCGCAAGGTCGCCGAAGGACGTGAGGACGATATCCGCCCCTGTGTGGGCGCGAACATGTGCCTCGACTCGATCTACACCTCCGGTTCGGCCACCTGCATCCACAATCCCGCCACCGGGCGGGAGGCCGATCTGCCGCAGGAGGTTCCCCACGACGTCACGACCGGGCCCAAGCATGTCGTCATCATCGGCGCCGGTCCCGCCGGACTCGAAGCCGCCCGTGTCGCGGCCGTGCGCGGGCACCGGGTGACCGTGCTCGAGGCCGAGGACGCTCCCGGCGGGCAGGTCCGCATCGCCGCCCGCTCGCAGCGGCGCCGCGACCTCATCGGCATCATCGACTGGCGCGTCCAGCAGTGTAAGAAGCACGGTGTCGACCTGCGCCTGAACACCTTCGCCGAGGCGGCCGACATCCTCGGCCTCGGCCCCGACGTCGTCATCGTCGCCACCGGCGGGGTTCCCGATGCCGGGTATCCCTTCCGTGAGCAGGGTCCGAGCTTCGACGTCTGGGATGTCATGGACGACCGGCTGAAGTCGAAGCAGCGGGTGCTCGTCTTCGACGACCACGGGTTCTACCCGGCCCTCGACGCCGTCGAACGCCTGGCTCGGGCCGGTCAGCAGGTCACCTACGTCAGCCCCGAACGCACGATCGGCATCGACGTGGGGTCGATGAACTCCCCCGCGTATCTGCAGGTGTTCTCCGAATTCGGAGTCGGGGTCCGCCTCGGCGAGCGTCTGACGGCGAAGCCGCGGAACGAGGGCAAAGAGATCGTGGCGATGCTGCGCAACGACTATTCGGATCGGGAGACGGAGGTCGTCACCGATGCCGTGGTCGTCGACTTCGGGACGACGCCCAACGATGAGGTCTATTTCGAGCTCAAGTCGCAGTCGTCGAACCACGGGGCCACGGATCTCGAGGCGTGGGTCCACGGACGCCCGCAGCCGGAACCCGGTCCGGATCCCGAGGCCACCACCTCCGCCGCGACGGGGCACCCGTTCGCGCTGTACCGGATCGGTGATGCCGTCGCCTCCCGCAATGTGCATGCGGCGGTACTGGAAGGGCTGAGAGTGGGAATGGGGCTGTGAGCACAGGGGTGACGACGGTCTGCACGAGTGTCGACTTCCACACCGGCGGCGAACCCTTCCGGATCGTCGCCGAACCCCCGGTCGAGATCCCCGGTCGCAGTGTGGCGCAGCGTCGGGAACTGGCCGTACCCGGTTCGCCGGCCGATGATCTGCGCAAGCTGCTGTGCCTCGAACCGCGCGGGCATGCGGACATGTACGGCGGTTTCATCACCGAACCCGATGACGACGGTGCCGATTTCGGGGTCCTGTTCTGGCACAAGGACGGCTTCTCCACGGCATGCGGCCACGGGACGATGGCGCTGGGTGCCTGGGCGGTGTCGTCGGGAATCGTCGCCATCGATCCGTCCGGGACCACGGAGGTCACGATCGACGTGCCCTCGGGTCAAGTTCGCGCGCAGGTGCACACGGACGCCGAGGGACGGGCCGCCTCGGTGGACTTCGTCAACGTGCCCAGCCGGCTCGTCGCCTCGGGGATCACAGTGGACACCAGCCTGGGGCCGGTCACTGTCGATCTCGCGTGGGGCGGGGCGGTCTACGCGCTCGTCGATACCGCTCAGTTGGGTGCCGCCGCCGGTTCCTCTCAGGCCGACGAGGTGGGCCGCCTCGGTGAGGTGAGTTGCGAAGTCGTGCCCGAGAACCTCACCGCGCTCATCGCCGTGGGCCGGGAGATCAAGGCGGGTCTCGCCGGTCATCCGGACACCGCACACCCCGAGGATGACCGGCTCTCCGGTGTCTATGGCACGATCTTCGTCGACCGGTTCGGCTCGCTGCCCAGCGGTGAACTGCATCAGCGCAATGTCACAGTCTTCGCCGACGGTCAGGTCGACCGCTCACCGTGTGGATCGGGAACGGCGGCTCGGGTCGCCGCTCTCCATGCCACCGGTGAGCTCGGCGCGAGGCAGACGCTCGTCCATGAGTCGATCGTCGGCACGCGATTCCGGGCGCGAGTGCTCGAAGAGACCGCCGACGGCGTCATCCCGGTCGTCACCGGCAGCGCCCACCGGGTGGCCACCTCGACGTTCGAGGTCGACCCGCTCGATGATCTCGTGCCCGGCTTCGTGCTGCGGTGAGGTGGCGTGAACAACTACGTCATTTCGGAATCGAGAACGACCGCTGCTGATTATTGAGAGATTCCGCTGTTGGGCAAACTGCATTTCAGCAGAGCGTCTGCTTTTCCAAGACGAACACCCCGATTTCTCCGCACACATAACCGATAAAAACGATCGTCCGCATCGACGGGAACATCGATGCGGACGATCGAGTCGGGTCAGGCACTGAGCGACACGCTAGTATCCCCACACGCACCCCACATAACAAATGTTGACCCCCAGAGCGGAATCTATAACTGGGCCTATCCGAGTCGCCGTCGCGCCAAGAGCAACCCTGACCCGAAGACCACAGCAATACCGAATATCACCCAAGTGACCCAGACTCGCCCCGAAGAGGCATTATCGAACAGACCGGGCAACAATACAATGAAGACTCCTGCAGACACTGCCAGCCCAAATATCAGCCCTGCCAGCGCATATGGCTTCGACATTCCACTCTCGCTCTCGTTCAAAAGCAGTTGGCAACCGCTGTCACTGACGCACCACCGACAGTCGCGTACGCGCCGATGCACGCCACGCATACAGGAATGGTCACACCAGTTTCACCCGCCGCACAAGCACCAGCACATGCACCCACAATCAGATACCCAACTGTGCCAGACACGCCAAGGACGCTCGCAACGCAAGCTACTTTGTCTCCAGTGCTCTTCTGGGTAGAGAGCTCTCCCGAGACACCCTTCTTGCTCTCTGCGCTAATCTGAGAATCCGTCTTGTAAGAAATATCCGTGTTTCGATCCTCAGTAATTTTGCCATTCTCATACTTGGCTAGGTGAAATTTGCCATTATCGCCTTGGGTGTAGAGAACCTCACTATAATTGACTTTCTTACCATCGCCATCAAACAATACAGTCAAATTACTGGTGGTGGCGTATTTTCCCTCCACCGGAATCGTGACAGATGTGAATTGCTTATCGCCGGAAGTTACTTTGTAAACTTTACCCTTATTGAAATTCAACAGCGATGACTTTGCGTGACTATTGAAGGTTCCATTACCGACTCCCTCAGAGACGGTCTCGATAAGCCCCTCGGCACTCTTGCCAGTCATCTGTTTCATATCAGTACTGGTCTCGCTGGAGCCGGCTTGAGCACAATTTTCTTGCTTAGAGTTAGCGCCAGCCTTCGACGCCTGGGCAGGGCCAACCGCCGACCCAAGACCACCTGCAGCCAATCCCGCAACCAATACGGCAACGGCGAGCTTATTGCCAATAATACGCATCCTCACGTCCCCCCTCGAGGCAAATGTTGATCGATTCATTTGGACACGTTCACGCTACATCAAGTAACACCCCTTGCTGTATTCAAAGTATTACGATCAGGTAACTACAAATCAACATTGTTGTCATATTCGAGCACTTCCGCGTCTGCGATTGGGTTAAATTTCAACATCCGGAGCGCCTGCTAATAGAAACACCCGCCTGGCGGGCCGCCTAGATGCGATTTAAAATTCAAAATTGAGCTTACCCGACAGACTTCAAAACTTTTAAAGTATCGATTTGTAGCGGCGCAAGCTTTTCGGGTGTCGTTATCCAAGGTGCATTCACCAGAACATTCTTAGACCAAAGAGCCATCGCAAAAGTGCCGACTTGAGCAAACATCGGCGACCACGACCAACTTTGATACGTCTAGTAATACGTGATGGAGCTGCTTCCTGAGTCCGATATGGCTACGCGAATCCCAAGGTGGAGAAATGGGCGGAGGAGGCCGTGGCCGAAGAGGATCCGGAGAAGCAGAACGAGCTCTACGCCCAGATCCAGCAGCAGGTCGCCGACGAGGCCCCGATCGTACCGATCGCCTACCAGCGAGCACTGTACGGAATGAGCCGGGATGTCGTCGGCTTCGAACCCTACGTGCTGGGCACCTATGGGCTGAAGGAGACGAAGCTCAAGCACTGAGCAGGCAGCTCACCTGTCGACGACGATGTCGGTCACCGGAGTCGAGCAGCAGGGCAGGAACTTTCCTGCGGCGATCTCCTTCGGCCTGATTCCGCCCGCATGCTTCATCTCGACTTCGCCGCTGACGAGCACGGACTTGCAGGTTCCGCACGCGCCTTCCGAGCAGGATGAGGGCAAGGACAGTCCGGCGTCCAGAGCAGAATCGAGGACGGTCGTGGACTCATCGCAGTCGACCACGCGCCCGGAGGCCGCGAACTCGACGAGATGGCTCATTCCAGTGCCGCCGACGACGCCGACTCCGGCAGCTTTGGCTCTCGCACCGGCCTTGGCCAAACGATCAGCAGGTGAAGTGGCGAAGACGAACGACTCCTCATGCATCCGCGCCGATGCCACCCCCGCCTCGGCGAGCAGGGGCCGTACCGCATCCATATACGGACCCGGCCCGCACACGAAGGCTTCACGGTCGGCCGCGTCGGGGACCACCTCGGCGAGGGTGGACGCATCGATCCGACCCCGCCGACCGGCCCAGGGCTCGGCCCCGGAATCCCTGGAGCACAGAATGGTGACGCTGACTCCGGCGACCTCGGCGAGCTGTTCGAGCTCGGCACGGAAGATGATGTCGATCGGCGACGAGGCGCTGTGGACGAAGACGATGTCCGTGCCGAACCCTCCCTGTCTGGCCAACAGACTGCGCACCATCGACATGATCGGAGTGATTCCGGAGCCGGCTGAGAGGAAGAGGTGACGTTCGGCCTGATGGAAGCTCGTGCTGAACAGCCCGTACGGCCCGTCCACGTGCAGCCGATCGCCGACGCGCACATTGTCATGCAGATGGGTCGACACCACTCCCCCGGGAACGCGCTTGACCGTGATGGTGAAGATGTTCGTGCCGAAGGGCGCAGAGGAGATCGAGTAGCAGCGCTCGAGGCCGAGCTCGGGGATGCGCATCGTCACGTACTGACCCGGCGCGAAGTCAACCGCGTTCATCCATCCCGCCCGCAGCTCGAAGGTCTTCACGTCGTGGGTCACCTGGGTGATGCCGGTGACCTCGACGGGACCGGTGAGCAGTTCGGGATCGAGCTGAAGTTCGGCGAGCACGGGGCCAGCTGATTCAGCGGGCACCCGGTCGACCGGCGCGGCGAGCGCGGGCTCGACTGCCGTATCGAAGACCGGTGGGGCGGCGGCCGCGAGTGCGGGTCGCCCGCCCCGAGTGGGCACTCGGAACGTCGCCTTGCCCACGGGCACGGACGCGGCCGGGGCGAATGTCGAATGACGGTACCTCATCGCCTCTCAACTCCTTCCAACTGCCCATTGCCCAACTGCACGGTCCGCTGCTCTCGATGGGCCTTGAGACGTTCGATGTACCAGGTGACGAAGTCATCGACCTGCGATTCCGTCGGTGCGTAGGGGCCCGGCACATATGCCGGCGACGAGATTCCCAGGTGTCCGCGTTCGCAGAAGGTCGCGTCCTGTTCGTTCGTCTTCAGCCACACCGTCGTGAGGTTGTCGAGGTCGTAGTCGACGCCCTCCTCCGCATCGGCGTGGACGAGCCAGGTCGTGCGCACCAGCGTCTTGTCTTCGGCCAACGGCAGCAGGCTGAACGTCACCACATGGTCGCCCATCGCGTGGAACCACATATTCGGCTGCACGTGCAGCGATGCCCGGCCCAGGACGAAGGTGTCAAGATCGCCCAGCAATTTCGCCGAGGCGGCCGATCCGTCCATCGTGTACGACTCGCCCTGTCCGTCGAGCGCGGCTCGTTCGATCCGGAATCCGGTGGGTCGCCCGCTCAGCTCCTCGACGAGGGCGTAAGGCAGGCCGTTGCGGTCGCAGTTGGCGTGCAGCTGGTTCTCGGCGTCGAGGTAGCGCTGGTAGGCCGGCTGCAGGCGTTTGGGAATCTCTTCCGGTTCGTAGCCGTAGGTGGGGAAGAACGTGCAGGTCAGCTCCGGGTGCCCGGCTTCGCAGTGGTAGCACTCGCGGTTGTTCTCCATGACGAGCTTCCAATTCGAGTCCTCGATGAGGTCACTCTGCGCGGCGACCTTCGTCCCGGCGATGTCATGCCCTGCCAGGTAGGGTTCGATGACGTCGGCCACCTCGTCGATGTCATCGGGTGGAGTGGGGCTGAGGCAGATGAAGATCAGCCCGCCGATGACGCGGACATTCACCGGGCGCAGCGAGAAGCAGGTCCGATCGAAGTCGGGTGCTTGGACGCCCGCGGAGATGAGCTCGCCCGATGGGGTGTACGTCCACTGGTGGTAGCCGCAGACGATGTTGCCCACCGAACCGGACAGGTCGTTCAGCAGCCGAGTGCCCCGATGACGGCAGACGTTGTGGTGGGCACGGATCTCGCCGTCGTCATCGCGGATGACGATGACGGAGTAGGCGCCGATGTCGACCGTGAGATAGTCACCGGCCTCGGGCACTTCGGCAGCAGAGGCGACGAAGATCCACGTGGAGGCGAAGATCGCCTCGATATCGCGCGCGAAGAACTCCGGACTGATATAGAACGGTGCCGCCAGCGAATAGCCCGGCACGCGTTCGTCGATGAGCCGATCGATATCAGTCCTGCCGTGCCCGCCCGATCCGGCAGCCGCACCCGACCCGGCGGATCCGGCAGCCGCACCCGACCCGGCGGGTCCGCTCGTGCTGGAATCGGTCCGCTTCTGCTCTGGCGCCAGAGTCAATTCGTCCACCACCTCGTCGTGTCTCGGCCGCGCCTGCTGTCGGCCCCTTCGCCGACCGCGACCGTGGAGTTCGTGCTCCTGCCCCCAGTGTCCGCCAGAGGTTTGCTGAAGAAAAGCGAATCTTCTTCATCCGAAACGTGCAATACTATTGCATGATCGATCCGCGTCTCCACGTCCTTCGGGTCCTTGCCGAAGTCGGCACCCTCACCGAGGCGGCACACCGCCTCGGATACACCCCTTCGGCCGTATCGCACCAGCTCAGAGGCTTATCAAAGGATCTCGGTGTGCGTGTCGTCGAACCGCGCGGCCGCGGACTCGTCCTCACTCGTGCCGGTCAGCTCCTCCTCGAACGCTCGCAGGAGCTCTTCACCCGGTGGGAGGAGATCCGCGGTGAGCTCGACGGCCTCGGCACCGGTCTCGACACACGCACCAGGCGGCTGCGTCTGTGCGGATTCTCCACTGCCGCGGCCGCTCTGCTTCCCCCGACTGCCCTGACGGTGATGGAGCGGTTCCCGGGCGCCGAGGTCACGATCATCGAAGCCGATCCCGAGGAGTGCTTCGACCTCCTCGTCTCCGACCACGCCGATGTCGCCGTAGTCGTGGCCACCGACCCGCTGCCACCACGCAGCGATCCTCGTTTCGAGCAGTCGGCGCTATTCAGCGATCGCCTCGATCTGCTGGTTCCCGTGGGACACCGTCTGGCAGAGAAGTCGGCGGTGGCGTTGAGCGAGGCGGCCGAAGAATCCTGGATCCTCGATCGGGCGGGTTCGCCGTATCACCGCCTGGTGCGCACGGCGTGCGCGGCGGCCGGCTTCCAGCCGGAACAGGCACACCAGTCACGCGAGTGGGAGACGGGGGCATCGTTGGTCTCGGCGGGGCTCGGGGTCGCGCTCATTCCTCGCCTGGCACGCCTGCCGGACGGCTTCGATGTGGTGCGTGTGCCGTTGCGCGGTGATCCGGTGCCGTCGCGGAAGATCCTCTCGGGCATCCGCCGCGGTTCGGGCGCTCAGCCGATCATCGCCTCGGCATTGGAGGTCCTCCGGGAGTCTGCTGAAACGGCGGCCCGCCAGGGGGCCTGACCATCCAGACCTGCGGTCGCATTCGGCGTCGCTTCCTCGCGACGACTGTGGTGAGGACGATCCCGGCGATCAGCACCAGAACGGATACGCCGACCACAGCGAATCCGGTGGTGTAGAAACCGGAGGCGAAATCATCGAAGGCGTCGACGTTGCCGCCGCCTCCGAGGAGGAACAGGAACATCGGGATGACGAGGATGCACAGCCCCACGCCGAGTCCGAGGACTCCGGCGATGATGAGGAGGATTCCCGGCACGACGGACGGTTTCTTCGCAGGCACGCCCTGCGGCGGAAACCCACCGGGCTGGATCATCTGCGGGTGATACGTCATCCGGGCCTCCTTCGTCTCTTCCGATCCTATCGGGACTCGAAACCTCCGATCCTATCGGGGACTCGAAACCACGCCATGACCTGCGCGTAGAGTTGAAGCACAGACTTCGAAAGACGGGCACCACGATGGACGATATGACCGCCGACGATCGGTCCAACCAGGTCGACAACGAAACTCACACTTCCGCACCCGGGGGCACGGCCGCCTCGGCGCGAGGTGGGACGCTCAAACGGACGATCGGCCTGAGCGAACTCGTCTTCTTCGGTCTCGTCTTCATCGGCCCGGCGGCCGCCGTCGGGGTGTTCGGCACTCTCGATGCCCGGTCGGGCGGTGCGGTGGCGTTGGTCTATACCGTCGCCACGATCGTCATGGCCTTCACCGCGGTCAGCTATATGCGCATGTCACGGGAGGTCCCCCGCGCGGGCACGGTCTTCGCCTACGCCTCGGCGGGAATCGGGAAACCGGCCGGCTTCGTCGCCGGGTGGATGATCCTCCTCGACTATCTCTTCATCCCCTCGGTCGCCTATCTGTTCACCGGGATCGCGCTGAACTCGATCTTCCCGGCCCTGCCTGTCTGGGTGTTCGTGGCCGTCGCCGTCGTGCTGACCACCGGGCTCAATCTCGCCGGGGTCAAGGTCGCCTCCCGGGTGATCACCGGGGTCGTCCTCGCCGAGGTGGCCGTCCTCGCCCTGGTCCTCGTCCTCGGCATCGCATACCTCATCCAGCATGGGCCGACGCGGGGATGGCTGACCCCGCTGACCGGGGTCGATGCGTTCTCCGTGACTGCGGTGCTCGCGGCCGTGTCCGTAGCCGTGCTGTCGTATCTCGGCTTCGATTCGCTTGCGACGTTCTCCGAGGAGGCCAAGGGCGGGCCGCGAATCGTCGGCCGGGCCACGCTGATCTGCCTCGTATTGGCCGGCGTCTTCTTCGTCGCGCAGACCTGGGCGGGCAGTCTGCTCTCACCGTTGACCCCGGCGGAGCTGCAGGCCGATCCCGCACTCGAGGGAGCCGCTTACTAC
Protein-coding regions in this window:
- a CDS encoding APC family permease; the protein is MTADDRSNQVDNETHTSAPGGTAASARGGTLKRTIGLSELVFFGLVFIGPAAAVGVFGTLDARSGGAVALVYTVATIVMAFTAVSYMRMSREVPRAGTVFAYASAGIGKPAGFVAGWMILLDYLFIPSVAYLFTGIALNSIFPALPVWVFVAVAVVLTTGLNLAGVKVASRVITGVVLAEVAVLALVLVLGIAYLIQHGPTRGWLTPLTGVDAFSVTAVLAAVSVAVLSYLGFDSLATFSEEAKGGPRIVGRATLICLVLAGVFFVAQTWAGSLLSPLTPAELQADPALEGAAYYEAVDSTLGSWLHWLLALAKAVGAAFSAMIGQAAGSRILMDMGRSRQVPKFLAEVAPKTGVPWKGILVAAGGNVIVAGWAATRADGLDQLTSIVNVGALTAFIFLQASVVGYFLVKKQGSETPNWVNHGVIPIIGAGLLIAVLVSANPLALVIGAIWLVIGIAVFSVNNRRRIHG